Proteins found in one Pectobacterium atrosepticum genomic segment:
- a CDS encoding nickel/cobalt transporter, whose translation MSVNLGSLPRQRSLLSRLRDLWPLWIFLALLASALHYIVRYWPQIVLQSAIWQKSLHQQMSNLLQMVEQQPHQAGLSLMMFSLVYGVLHAVGPGHGKVVIMTYLATHPSKLKSSLKLTLAASLVQGLMAIALVTVVLGILQLSSRTLHNSSFWMEKGSFVLVAGLGLLLCFRALKQLYIVLVRQPKPATILRVIPLPVTPLNVAAHGRMTLSPIYAPSHSLHQHDADCGCGHRHLPSNEELERGSSWRTRLMIVLAMGMRPCSGAIMVLLFSKVIGVYLWGVASALVMAAGTAITISALAVLVFYCRRVIERLGANRASPVWQRATFSLLSFAGGMILVGSGILLYLSAQPAMMGGIRPFSG comes from the coding sequence ATGTCAGTAAATCTTGGATCGTTGCCGCGTCAACGTTCGTTGTTGAGCCGACTGCGCGATCTATGGCCGCTGTGGATATTTTTGGCGCTGCTTGCCTCGGCGCTGCATTACATCGTGAGATACTGGCCGCAAATCGTGCTGCAAAGCGCGATCTGGCAGAAGTCACTACACCAGCAAATGTCGAATTTGTTGCAGATGGTAGAACAGCAGCCGCATCAGGCTGGGCTGAGTTTGATGATGTTCAGTCTGGTCTATGGTGTGCTCCATGCTGTCGGGCCGGGGCACGGCAAAGTCGTCATCATGACCTATTTGGCGACGCATCCGTCGAAGCTGAAAAGCAGCCTGAAGTTAACGCTTGCTGCCTCGTTAGTTCAGGGGCTGATGGCGATAGCGCTGGTGACAGTCGTTCTCGGGATCTTGCAACTGTCGAGTCGAACGCTGCATAACAGCAGTTTCTGGATGGAGAAAGGAAGCTTTGTGCTGGTGGCGGGGCTGGGGCTGCTGCTCTGTTTCCGTGCGCTAAAACAGCTGTATATCGTGCTAGTTCGACAACCCAAGCCCGCGACTATTTTGCGCGTTATTCCTTTGCCTGTAACCCCGCTTAACGTGGCAGCTCATGGACGTATGACGCTTAGCCCGATTTATGCGCCGTCTCACTCCCTTCATCAGCATGATGCCGACTGCGGTTGCGGGCACCGCCATCTCCCTAGCAATGAAGAACTTGAACGTGGTAGCAGTTGGCGCACACGCCTGATGATTGTCTTGGCGATGGGGATGCGCCCGTGCTCAGGTGCCATCATGGTGTTGCTTTTCTCTAAAGTGATCGGCGTCTATCTGTGGGGCGTAGCTTCTGCGCTGGTGATGGCTGCCGGAACCGCGATTACTATCTCGGCACTGGCCGTGCTGGTCTTTTACTGCCGTCGCGTCATTGAACGGTTAGGTGCAAATCGCGCATCACCCGTGTGGCAGCGTGCTACTTTTTCTCTTCTGTCTTTTGCTGGCGGGATGATTTTGGTTGGCTCCGGCATTCTGCTTTACCTCAGCGCACAGCCCGCAATGATGGGCGGTATTCGACCATTCTCTGGCTGA